One Epinephelus lanceolatus isolate andai-2023 chromosome 17, ASM4190304v1, whole genome shotgun sequence genomic window carries:
- the tmem254 gene encoding transmembrane protein 254 → MAKSDGCDYFKRTSLFWIVAVTLGMGYYTCIVFAPEKIPFEYLGPYGTFCKYLVDNHAGIMYKGWWAAWAVHVFEACVALRVCGNKGITNMVTRCLWFVQTFLFGFASLGLLLKYDPERPKQH, encoded by the exons atgGCTAAAAGTGATGGATGCGATTACTTTAAAAGAACCAGCCTGTTCTGGATTGTCGCCGTGACACTCGGGATGGGATATTACACA TGCATTGTGTTTGCTCCAGAGAAAATCCCATTTGAGTACCTCGGTCCATATGGCACCTTCTGTAAATACCTTGTGGATAACCATGCTGGCATTATGTACAAAGG GTGGTGGGCCGCCTGGGCTGTCCATGTTTTTGAGGCCTGTGTTGCATTGAGAGTGTGCGG TAACAAAGGCATCACCAACATGGTCACTCGCTGCCTATGGTTCGTCCAGACCTTTCTGTTTGGCTTCGCCTCCCTCGGTCTGCTCCTGAAATACGACCCAGAGCGCCCCAAACAGCACTGA
- the rhoq gene encoding rho-related GTP-binding protein RhoQ: MANGTGTIMLKCVVVGDGAVGKTCLLMSYANDAFPEEYVPTVFDHYAVSVNVGGKQYLLGLYDTAGQEDYDRLRPLSYPMTDVFLICFSVVNPASFQNVREEWVPELQEYAPSVPYLLIGTQIDLRDDPKTIAKLNDMKEKPIPTEQGQKLAKEIGACCYVECSALTQKGLKTVFDEAIIAILTPKKKKGALKRRLGPRCINCCLIT; encoded by the exons ATGGCTAACGGAACCGGTACCATCATGTTAAAATGCGTCGTGGTCGGGGACGGTGCAGTGGGAAAAACGTGTCTTCTGATGAGCTATGCCAATGACGCCTTTCCAGAGGAGTATGTGCCCACAGTCTTTGATCATTATGCAG TGAGTGTCAACGTTGGTGGGAAGCAGTACTTGCTGGGACTGTATGACACAGCTGGTCAG GAGGACTACGACCGCCTGAGACCGTTGTCCTACCCGATGACAGATGTCTTCCTCATATGCTTCTCTGTGGTAAACCCTGCCAGTTTCCAGAATGTGCGTGAGGAATGGGTGCCTGAGTTGCAGGAGTATGCGCCCAGTGTCCCCTACCTGCTCATTGGTACCCAG ATTGATCTTCGTGATGACCCCAAGACCATTGCCAAACTGAATGACATGAAGGAGAAGCCCATACCCACTGAGCAAGGACAAAAGCTAGCAAAAGAG ATTGGTGCATGTTGCTATGTGGAATGTTCAGCTTTGACGCAGAAGGGCCTGAAGACGGTGTTTGACGAGGCCATCATCGCAATCCTGACtcccaagaaaaaaaagggagcTCTGAAGAGAAGACTGGGACCCCGCTGCATCAACTGCTGTCTGATCACGTGA